In a single window of the Nilaparvata lugens isolate BPH chromosome 1, ASM1435652v1, whole genome shotgun sequence genome:
- the LOC111053206 gene encoding serine/arginine repetitive matrix protein 2 isoform X1 has translation MLNDWQDHLSSMKTFDEEHPDSSAILTGLQNSVIDELLPEHSSEPIKIKQEYPSESCSSQIACRKLVEEEIESPVKRIKRNSVCALVADDARSLLEQFEASEIICSNKGIKVEKINNEITCDASSVKMVDTKKEDSGESIQLDHDYCNGVSGSEKSAVLSKNFYHSTAADYGQTNYSRLPEYYAALAPQKSLHSKSIKDWSDKNSKKDSGLESGDVSDASEEVVPRAFKNVPMVSVLKRNHLPKAATPPSAAVDPKDTQVIETATQLDVENQPLPRKRKLNLEEYRSRIEEREKEEGPIPITKNNKSWGAQTAEQKMEQKSVTETASSPKKVEVKSVEVQATPEEIINATSAATESVSKSKSRRSGADAGADSPRRRRHYRSRRVSTSSSTSTDSRLSRHRSHKRAKTSRSNRRSWSRSRGRRSWSRSRSRSRSRSSSACSTCSTCSSISVSSRNRSRTSSRSRRHGRHQPLWKTKDRFSRTLKPHERRRRRSQSSRSSNRSSRDAPRLDERDQAEKIRQVEERRVIYVGRIEEGTTKADLRQRFQVFGPIVDISVHFRDHGDNYGFVTFAYKVDAYEAVEHGNNDKSLPQYDLSFGGRRAFCKQRYADLDIERNNRSYQGGGVLGQHGSNDSFDALLREAQAKLRKRSSV, from the exons ATGCTCAACGATTGGCAGGATCACTTGTCTTCTATGAAG ACTTTTGACGAGGAGCACCCAGATTCTTCTGCAATTTTGACTGGGCTTCAAAACTCTGTGATAGATGAATTGTTACCTGAGCATTCGTCAGAACCTATTAAAATTAAGCAGGAGTATCCAAG TGAATCATGTTCTAGTCAGATAGCATGTAGAAAATTAGTCGAAGAAGAAATCGAATCTCCAGTAAAACGAATCAAGA GAAACTCAGTATGTGCTCTCGTAGCCGATGATGCTAGGAGCTTACTAGAACAGTTCGAAGCTTCGGAAATTATTTGTTCAAACAAAGgaatcaaagttgaaaaaataaacaacgaAATCACTTGCGATGCATCGTCTGTCAAAATGGTCGACACCAAAAAG GAGGATAGTGGTGAATCTATTCAATTAGATCACGACTATTGCAATGGAGTATCTGGCTCTGAGAAGTCGGCAGTACTTTctaaaaacttctatcattcCACTGCAGCTGACTATGGACAAACTAATTATTCACGCTTAccagaatattacgcagctctaGCTCCTCAAAAATCACTTCATTCGAAATCAATCAAAGATTGGtctgataaaaattcaaagaagGATTCTGGCCTTGAGTCTGGTGATGTGAGTGATGCCAGTGAAGAGGTGGTACCTCGAGCCTTCAAAAACGTGCCGATGGTTTCCGTATTGAAGCGCAATCATTTGCCCAAAGCGGCGACCCCTCCATCTGCTGCAGTCGATCCAAAAGACACGCAAGTCATAGAGACAGCAACTCAACTCGATGTTGAAAATCAACCGTTGCCAAGGAAAAGAAAACTGAATCTTGAAGAGTACAGGAGCAGgatagaagaaagagaaaaagaagaaggccCAATTccaattaccaaaaataataaaagttgGGGTGCTCAAACTGCTGAGCAAAAAATGGAGCAAAAGTCTGTAACTGAAACTGCAAGCTCTCCTAAGAAAGTTGAAGTAAAGAGTGTGGAAGTGCAGGCCACTCCTGAGGAAATTATTAATGCTACATCAGCTGCTACAGAAAGTGTTTCGAAAAGCAAGAGCAGGAGAAGTGGTGCCGATGCTGGCGCTGATAGTCCGAGGCGTCGTCGACACTACAGGAGTCGCAGAGTCAGCACTTCTAGTTCAACAAGTACGGATTCTAGGCTCAGTCGGCACCGCTCTCACAAGCGAGCGAAAACATCCAGAAG TAATAGGCGGTCCTGGTCAAGATCTAGAGGTAGGAGATCATGGTCACGGTCACGGTCACGGTCACGTTCTAGATCTTCTTCAGCCTGTTCAACTTGTTCAACGTGTAGTTCCATATCAGTAAG TTCTAGAAATCGGTCTCGAACAAGTAGTAGATCTCGTCGTCATGGACGCCACCAACCACTGTGGAAAACGAAAGACAGGTTCAGCAGGACGCTCAAGCCTCATGAGCGACGTAGGAGGCGTAGTCAATC ATCAAGGTCTTCCAATAGAAGTAGTAGGGATGCGCCGAGGCTGGACGAAAGGGACCAGGCTGAGAAAATAAGGCAGGTTGAGGAGAGGAGAGTCATTTATGTTGGCAGAATTGAGGAAGGCACTACCAAAGCCGACCTGAGACAGAGATTCCAAGTATTTGGACCAATTGTAGATATAAGTGTGCACTTCCGAGACCATGGTGACAACTATGGATTTGTCACATTCGCTTACAAAGTTGATGCCTATGAGGCTGTTGAGCATGGTAATAATGACAAGTCGCTGCCTCAGTACGATCTCAGCTTTGGAGGAAGGAGAGCTTTCTGCAAGCAACGTTATGCTGACCTAG ACATTGAAAGGAACAACAGGTCGTACCAGGGTGGTGGCGTGTTGGGTCAACATGGCTCCAACGACTCGTTCGACGCGCTGCTGCGTGAAGCTCAAGCCAAACTGCGCAAGCGATCATCAGTCTGA